From the genome of Parafrankia discariae, one region includes:
- a CDS encoding ABC transporter permease: MTLLTVERIKLFSTRSPWWCMILAVALTVGLTAVFSVATKPSELADLTPSVTQFAYNFGLVVMMVMAALAVTTEYRFGTIRSTFLAVPGRTPALLAKTVVVAGLAGIVGEITAVASWGVARLIQPDAPLALDTGQEYRNVFGIGLIYLLAAVFAIGLGLMIRHTAGAVVVMLVYLFLVESLLPVIPRIGDHIQDWLPFIVGNNFIVAGQPETNDGPPVVDGLPFGPWGSLIYFAAVCVGLLVIGLVAAKRRDA; encoded by the coding sequence ATGACACTGCTCACCGTCGAGCGGATCAAGCTCTTCTCCACCCGCTCGCCCTGGTGGTGCATGATCCTCGCGGTCGCGCTCACCGTCGGCCTCACCGCGGTCTTCAGCGTCGCGACCAAGCCAAGCGAGCTCGCCGACCTGACCCCGAGCGTGACGCAGTTCGCGTACAACTTCGGGCTCGTCGTGATGATGGTGATGGCGGCGCTGGCCGTCACCACCGAGTACCGCTTCGGGACGATCAGGTCGACATTCCTCGCCGTCCCCGGCCGGACACCCGCGCTGCTCGCGAAGACGGTCGTCGTCGCCGGGCTCGCCGGGATCGTCGGTGAGATCACCGCGGTGGCCTCCTGGGGCGTCGCGCGCCTGATCCAGCCGGACGCCCCGCTGGCCCTGGACACCGGCCAGGAGTACCGCAACGTCTTCGGGATCGGGCTGATCTACCTTCTCGCGGCGGTCTTCGCGATCGGCCTCGGCCTGATGATCCGGCACACCGCGGGCGCGGTCGTGGTCATGCTCGTCTACCTCTTCCTGGTGGAGAGCCTGCTGCCGGTCATCCCGCGCATCGGCGATCACATCCAGGACTGGCTGCCCTTCATCGTCGGGAACAACTTCATCGTCGCGGGCCAGCCCGAGACGAACGACGGCCCGCCGGTGGTCGACGGCCTGCCCTTCGGCCCCTGGGGATCATTGATCTACTTCGCCGCCGTCTGCGTCGGCCTGCTGGTGATCGGCCTGGTCGCCGCCAAGCGCCGCGACGCCTGA